The bacterium DNA window ATCCGCCTTCGCCGCTGCCGTCCGGTCCACCGGTGTTTTCACCGTGGGCGGGGAATCGGTCGGGGACAACTACGATCCTGGCGTCAGTTTTCAAGGATGGGCCCATACGTGGGTCTTGATGAACATCTTTGATCGCCTGGTCGAGTCCTACGACGGGAAGCAGCTCGTCCCCGGGCTCGCGGAGTCGTGGACGATCTCAAGCGACGGGCGTGTCTACACGTTCAAACTGCGCCGAGGCGTGACGTTCCACGACGGCACGCCCTTCAACGCCGACGCTGTTGTCTTCAACTACATGCGAATGATCGACGACCAGCATCCATTCTACAACAAACTCGCTGTCTTTCGCTCCAACCTCTTTCTCGGCGTCAAAGAGTGGCGCGCGACCGGCAAGTACGAAGTGCAGATGATTCGCGAATACCGGTCGGCCGCTCAGCTGGCCCTGATGTCGCATTACGCCGCCGGCTTCATGAGCCCGGCATCCATAAAAACGGCGCCCAATGATTACGGGCGGCGTCCCGTGGGCACCGGCCCTTTCACATTCGTGGAAGCCGTCAAGGGTAATCGAGCGGTGATGGACGCCAATCCCAATTATTGGCGGCCGGGTCAGCCCAAAGTCGGCCGGGTGGTAATCAACGTCGTGGCCGATTCTGCCACGATGACGGCCGGGCTCCTCTCCGGCGAAATCGATGCCACGCCGTTCATCGACTTTCAGGAATTGTCTCGGTTCCGGAGCAACTCAAACCTCACCGTCGCATTGACGCCCGCACTCAACCTGGGGTATCTTGGCATCAATTCCCTCAAGCCGCCGTTGGATAAGCCCGACGTCCGGCGCGCCCTCAACTATGCGGTCAATCGTCGGAAGATTGTCGACGTCGTCTTCGACGGCGCGGCCGACGCCGCCAGCGGGTACTTTCCCAAGGCGAGTTGGGCGTACGCGCCGGAACTTGCCAATTACTATCCTTACGACTCTGCCAAGGCGAAACAGTCGCTTGCCGCTGCGGGATTGTCAAACGGCTTCGACGCCGACATTTGGGTTCAGACCAACGACTTTTGGCCGCGCATCGCAGAGTTGATTCAGGCAGATCTCGCCGCGGTCGGGGTGAAGGCGGGTATCAACAAGATCGATGCGGCGCGGTTCT harbors:
- a CDS encoding ABC transporter substrate-binding protein, which produces MDPLIDAFKSGGETMRSKRSPIEHGLVGSPDGTRRREFLAAAVASGAATLLAPYAFPRSAFAAAVRSTGVFTVGGESVGDNYDPGVSFQGWAHTWVLMNIFDRLVESYDGKQLVPGLAESWTISSDGRVYTFKLRRGVTFHDGTPFNADAVVFNYMRMIDDQHPFYNKLAVFRSNLFLGVKEWRATGKYEVQMIREYRSAAQLALMSHYAAGFMSPASIKTAPNDYGRRPVGTGPFTFVEAVKGNRAVMDANPNYWRPGQPKVGRVVINVVADSATMTAGLLSGEIDATPFIDFQELSRFRSNSNLTVALTPALNLGYLGINSLKPPLDKPDVRRALNYAVNRRKIVDVVFDGAADAASGYFPKASWAYAPELANYYPYDSAKAKQSLAAAGLSNGFDADIWVQTNDFWPRIAELIQADLAAVGVKAGINKIDAARFFSAVTEGKHYTFVSDTTPGTIDPEEMAASFFQSSS